The uncultured Ilyobacter sp. nucleotide sequence GAAAAAGAGAAAAAACTTATGAAGGACAGCGAATTTATCAAAAGTAAAATTTAATAAAATTTTTAAAAATTCAACCTTTGGATCTGCTTTTTTTCATCACGATTTTTAACTTAAAAGGAGTGATTAATATGGCAAATCTAGTTAAAAGGCATGATATTTTTACCCCAAATTTCTTCAGAGATTTCTTTGATACTGAAGTCTAAAATAAATAAAGATGAGATTTTAAATATTCAAATAAAATAATCTTTTCAAAGCTTTTTCCTTTCCTTGTCAGAGAGCCCCGGCTGGGGCTCTTTTTTTACACTAAATTTTTTCTTAAATATCGGGTGATATAGGGTGTTTGATATAGCTTTTTTTATCCATATGTGTTATACTAATTCTTAATGAACATTTCAAAAAAATATCGGCAAACCATTGGAAACAGTGGGACGCAAAACTATAGGGCCTTTAAAATGGCAGCCAGTTCCCAAAGAAAAATTCTTTGCCCCTTTTTTATAGTATGGATTTCTTTCCATACTTATTTTATTTTTGAGGAGATTATTTATTATGAAAAAAACTATCTTATTTTTTTGTTTTTTAATAATTCTATTTACCGGATGTAAAACTTATAAAGAGCCCATAAGGATTTCCATAAATTCCTGGCCCCCCTGCGAACTATGGTATATAGCACAAGAACAGGGATACTTTGAAGATACCCCTGTTGAGATTATAAGATTTTCAACCTGGTCGGATTCTATTGCCTCTCTTTACGCCGGAAAAACAGACCTGGCTCACTCTACCTATTTAAATACAATACAAAAAGCCAATAAGGGAGAAGACGCAAAAATAATACTGACTACCAGCCGTATAGATGGAGCAGAAGGTCTCGTGGTAAAAAACTACATCGATGATTTAAAAGAGCTAAAAGGTAAAAAAATAGCTGTAGAGGTAGGTACCGATGAGCATTTCTTATTGTACAAAGCCTTGGAAAAAATAGGAATTTTGGATAAGGATGTGGAAATCATCTCCACGACATCTGAAAAAGCGATGAGGCTCTTTGTAGCCGGCGAGGTGGATGCATGCTTTACCTATGATCCTTACATGAATCAGGCTGCTAAAAATGGAAATGGAAGGATAGCAATAACTACAGGAGATATCGATGGATATAGCGACGCTATTATAGCTAAAACTAAGACTTTAGAAAAAAGACCTGAAGATTATGAGGTTCTTATAAATGCTTGGTACAGGGCACAG carries:
- a CDS encoding ABC transporter substrate-binding protein, translating into MKKTILFFCFLIILFTGCKTYKEPIRISINSWPPCELWYIAQEQGYFEDTPVEIIRFSTWSDSIASLYAGKTDLAHSTYLNTIQKANKGEDAKIILTTSRIDGAEGLVVKNYIDDLKELKGKKIAVEVGTDEHFLLYKALEKIGILDKDVEIISTTSEKAMRLFVAGEVDACFTYDPYMNQAAKNGNGRIAITTGDIDGYSDAIIAKTKTLEKRPEDYEVLINAWYRAQEYVRNNPDKAHKIMSSKENMSEKEFQEFYNSFYFYTQNENKTMFSAGVLKTHINELNEFLLKNNLLQDTVNARDIYSEEIINNITD